Proteins from one Elgaria multicarinata webbii isolate HBS135686 ecotype San Diego chromosome 3, rElgMul1.1.pri, whole genome shotgun sequence genomic window:
- the LOC134395385 gene encoding LOW QUALITY PROTEIN: uncharacterized protein LOC134395385 (The sequence of the model RefSeq protein was modified relative to this genomic sequence to represent the inferred CDS: inserted 1 base in 1 codon): RASQAKAQICKQEVTYLGFIIKKNTQLLAASRTQAINCIPQPRNXKELRVFLGMAGYCQIWILNYAALTQSLYELLKQKVPESGTLDWTSKAKESLRNLKSALTSPPALGLPDISKPFHLYVDEKKGTAVGVLTQRVGSWNRPVAYLSKNTDPVSRGWPGCLRCIAAACLPLTEAIKLTYGQHIEITASHSMKALLETHGPKWMTNSRLVKYRALLCENPNVQVNDCVALNPATLMRLPEPVIHDCQEIMDTVHSSRPDLKDSPVPGSIVLFTDGSSFVQHGVRKAGYAIVTEDEVLIAEALPPGTSAQKAELLALIAALEWGREKKITVYTDSKYAFLTLQVHGALYRERGFLTAEGREIAHSQEIQRLLQAVWLPEKVAVIHCRAHTGKSNPIARGNQRADQAAKDAANQPVRETSHALLISLPPLAMTPPQCHLGKEALRHLIEKTMYIDKLATHCMEASKRCVTCARNNPKKGPVLPPGQILLGSRPFQVMQIDFTHMPPAGGYKVALVAVCTFSGWVEAWPVRSEGAREVAKHLIQDLIPRYGLPQQLNSDNGPAFQAELTEKLSKALHIDWKLHCAWRPQSSGAVERANQTLKLHLRKMCAETHSKWTQMLPVALLHMRCTPRSNGLTPYELVYARPPPLPATVETLPLRGKINLNRILKELNQTVLEMSQHTEQTPLGIVIPVHGFKPGDEVWFFRNTRSSFLNEKSGNGRLASPKNIRFLPASSCSLQLLSGEHTF, encoded by the exons cgtgctagtcaagccaaagcccaaatctgcaaacaagaagtgacatatctgggctttatcatcaagaagaacactcaacttttagctgccagcaggacccaggcaatcaattgtataccccagccccgga aaaaagaattacgagttttcctgggcatggcagggtactgccagatctggatcctgaactacgctgccctgacacagtccctctatgaactcttgaaacagaaagtccctgaatccgggaccctagactggacatctaaagcaaaagagagcctccggaatcttaaatcagcccttaccagtccacccgctctaggactacctgatatcagcaagcccttccacctctatgtagacgaaaagaagggcacagccgtgggcgttctgacccagagagtgggttcgtggaatcggcctgtagcatacctaagcaagaatactgatcctgtgagcagaggttggccaggatgtctccgatgtatcgccgccgcatgcctgcccttaactgaagccattaaacttacctatgggcagcacatagaaatcactgcctcacactccatgaaagctctgctggaaacccacggaccaaagtggatgaccaactccCGACTTGTCAAATACCGAGCACTGCTGTGTGAGAACCCTAACGTGCAAGTGAATGACTGCGTAGCCCTGAACCCTGCGACTCTGATGCGCTTGCCTGAGCCAGTTATACATGATTGCCAAGAAATAATGGACACCGTCCATTCTAGCAGACCCGACCTAAAAGACAGTCCTGTGCCTGGCAGCATCGTCCttttcactgatggaagcagttttgtCCAGCACGGTGTCAGAAAGGCGGGTTACGCCATAGTAACAGAAGATGAGGTCCTAATCGCTGAAGCGCTTCCACCTGGCACGTCCGCTCAGAAAGCTGAACTCTTAGCTTTAATCGctgcactagaatggggaagagaaaagaagatcacggtctacacagattcaaaatatgcatttcttacTCTCCAAGTACACGGAGCATTGTACCGAGAGCGAGGGTTCCTCACAGCCGAAGGAAGAGAAATAGCACATTCACAAGAGATCCAGAGGCTCTTACAAGCTGTATGGCTACCAGAGAAGGTTGCGGTGATTCACTGCAGAGCACACACCGGGAAATCTAACCCAATTGCTCGAGGGAACCAGAGGGCGGATCAGGCTGCCAAAGACGCCGCCAACCAGCCAGTACGAGAAACAAGCCACGCCCTCTTGATTTCCCTGCCACCTCTTGCCATGACGCCTCC ACAATGCCATCTAGGCAAAGAAGCCCTTCGGCATCTGATCGAAAAGACCATGTACATAGACAAGTTAGCCACCCACTGCATGGAAGCTTCCAAAAGATGTGTCACCTGTGCACGAAATAACCCAAAGAAAGGACCTGTGCTTCCCCCAGGCCAGATACTCCTAGGCAGCCGACCCTTTCAAGTTATGCAAATTGACTTCACCCACATGCCGCCAGCTGGAGGCTACAAGGTCGCCCTCGTAGCCGTATGCACGTTCTCGGGATGGGTAGAAGCATGGCCAGTCAGATCAGAAGGGGCAAGAGAAGTAGCGAAACACCTGATCCAAGACCTCATCCCTCGCTATGGCCTGCCCCAGCAGCTGAACTCTGACAATGGACCAGCTTTCCAAGCCGAGCTCACTGAAAAACTTAGCAAAGCACTTCATATAGACTGGAAGCTACACTGTGCTTGGAGACCGCAGAGCAGCGGGGCAGTAGAAAGAGCCAACCAGACCCTGAAACTACACCTTCGCAAAATGTGCGCAGAAACACACTCTAAATGGACTCAGATGCTCCCTGTTGCCTTGCTCCACATGAGGTGCACCCCCCGAAGTAACGGGCTGACTCCATATGAACTAGTCTATGCCAGGCCTCCGCCGCTGCCAGCTACAGTCGAGACCCTGCCACTTCGTGGCAAGATCAACCTTAATCGGATTCTAAAAGAACTGAATCAGACAGTGCTAGAAATGAGCCAGCATACTGAACAGACTCCCTTAGGAatagttatccctgttcatggcTTCAAGCCTGGGGATGAAGTCTGG tttttccgtaacaccAGGAGCTCCTTTCTCAACGAGAAGAGTGGTAATGGCAGGCTAGCTTCTCCGAAAAACATCAGATTCTTGCCTGCCTCCAGCTGCAGTTTGCAGCTGCTTTCAGGAGAACATACGTTCTAG